In one window of Glycine soja chloroplast, complete genome DNA:
- the psbA gene encoding photosystem II protein D1, whose protein sequence is MTAILERRESESLWGRFCNWITSTENRLYIGWFGVLMIPTLLTATSVFIIAFIAAPPVDIDGIREPVSGSLLYGNNIISGAIIPTSAAIGLHFYPIWEAASVDEWLYNGGPYELIVLHFLLGVACYMGREWELSFRLGMRPWIAVAYSAPVAAATAVFLIYPIGQGSFSDGMPLGISGTFNFMIVFQAEHNILMHPFHMLGVAGVFGGSLFSAMHGSLVTSSLIRETTENESANEGYRFGQEEETYNIVAAHGYFGRLIFQYASFNNSRSLHFFLAAWPVVGIWFTALGISTMAFNLNGFNFNQSVVDSQGRVINTWADIINRANLGMEVMHERNAHNFPLDLAAIDAPSING, encoded by the coding sequence ATGACTGCAATTTTAGAGAGACGCGAGAGCGAAAGCCTATGGGGTCGCTTCTGTAACTGGATAACCAGCACCGAAAATCGTCTTTACATTGGATGGTTTGGTGTTTTGATGATTCCTACTTTATTGACCGCAACTTCTGTATTTATTATCGCTTTTATTGCTGCCCCTCCAGTAGATATTGATGGTATTCGTGAGCCTGTTTCTGGATCTCTACTTTATGGAAACAATATCATTTCTGGTGCCATTATTCCTACTTCTGCGGCTATAGGTTTGCACTTTTATCCTATTTGGGAAGCGGCATCTGTTGATGAATGGTTATACAACGGCGGTCCTTATGAACTAATTGTTCTACACTTCTTACTTGGTGTAGCTTGCTACATGGGGCGTGAGTGGGAACTTAGTTTTCGTTTGGGTATGCGTCCTTGGATTGCTGTTGCATATTCAGCTCCTGTTGCAGCCGCTACTGCTGTTTTCTTGATCTATCCTATTGGTCAGGGAAGCTTTTCAGATGGTATGCCTCTAGGAATTTCAGGTACTTTCAATTTTATGATTGTATTTCAGGCTGAGCATAATATTCTTATGCATCCATTTCACATGTTAGGTGTAGCTGGTGTATTCGGCGGCTCCCTATTCAGTGCTATGCATGGTTCCTTGGTAACTTCTAGTTTGATCAGGGAAACCACAGAAAATGAATCTGCTAATGAAGGTTACAGATTTGGTCAAGAGGAAGAAACCTATAATATTGTAGCTGCTCATGGTTATTTTGGCCGATTGATCTTCCAATATGCAAGTTTCAACAATTCTCGTTCTTTACATTTCTTCTTAGCTGCTTGGCCTGTAGTAGGTATTTGGTTTACCGCTTTAGGTATCAGCACTATGGCTTTCAACTTAAATGGTTTCAATTTCAACCAATCCGTAGTTGATAGTCAAGGTCGTGTAATTAATACCTGGGCTGATATTATTAACCGAGCTAACCTTGGTATGGAAGTAATGCATGAACGTAATGCTCATAATTTCCCTCTAGATCTAGCTGCGATCGACGCTCCATCTATTAATGGATAA
- the matK gene encoding maturase K, with protein MEESRAYLELHRSRHQDTLYPLFFRESIYGLACGHGSIFVENVGYNNKFSLLIVKRLITRMYQQTHFIIFTNDSNKNPFMGYNNHFYSQIILEGFVVVVEILFSLQFCISSLREFEIVKSYNNLRSIHSIFPFFEDKLIYLNHESDIRIPYPIHLEILVQILRYWIKDVSFFHLLRFFFSYYYNWNSIFTPKKWISTFFSKSNPRFFLFLYNLYVWEYESIFLFLRNKSSKLRLKYFRVFFERIFFYEKIEHLVEVSVKDCSYTLSFFKDTFMHYVRYQGKSILVSKNTPLLINKWKYYFIYLWQCHFDIWSRPGTIHINQLSQHSFHFLGYFLSIRPNLSVVRNQMLQNSFLIKMVMKRLDTIVPIIPLIRSLAKAKFCNVFGHPISKPVWANLSDFDIIDRFLRICRNFSHYYNGSAKKKSLYQIRYILRLSCIKTLARKHKSTARTFLKRLGSEKLLEEFFTEEEETFSLIFPRTSFTLQRLYIGRIWYLDILVRNDFVNHF; from the coding sequence ATGGAGGAATCTCGAGCATATTTAGAACTCCATAGATCTCGACACCAGGACACCCTATACCCTCTTTTTTTCCGGGAATCTATTTACGGACTAGCTTGTGGTCATGGGTCCATTTTTGTAGAAAATGTCGGTTATAACAATAAATTTAGTTTACTAATTGTAAAACGTTTAATTACTCGAATGTATCAACAGACTCATTTCATCATTTTTACTAACGATTCTAACAAAAATCCTTTTATGGGTTATAACAATCATTTTTATTCTCAAATAATATTAGAAGGTTTTGTTGTCGTCGTGGAGATTCTATTTTCCCTACAATTTTGTATATCTTCCTTAAGGGAATTCGAAATCGTAAAATCTTATAATAATTTGCGATCAATTCATTCCATTTTTCCCTTTTTCGAAGATAAACTGATATATTTAAATCATGAGTCAGATATACGAATACCCTATCCTATCCACCTGGAAATCTTGGTTCAAATCCTTCGATATTGGATAAAAGATGTCTCTTTCTTTCATTTATTAAGGTTTTTTTTTTCTTATTATTATAATTGGAATAGTATTTTTACTCCAAAAAAATGGATTTCTACTTTTTTTTCAAAAAGTAATCCAAGATTTTTTTTGTTCCTATATAATTTATATGTATGGGAATATGAATCTATCTTTCTTTTTCTACGTAACAAATCCTCTAAGTTACGATTAAAATATTTTCGCGTTTTTTTTGAGCGAATTTTTTTCTATGAAAAAATAGAACATCTTGTAGAAGTATCTGTTAAGGATTGTTCATATACCTTATCATTCTTTAAGGATACTTTCATGCATTATGTTAGATATCAAGGAAAATCCATTTTGGTTTCAAAGAATACTCCTCTTTTGATAAATAAATGGAAATACTATTTTATCTATTTATGGCAATGTCATTTTGATATTTGGTCTCGACCAGGAACGATCCATATAAACCAATTATCCCAACATTCATTTCACTTTTTGGGCTATTTTTTAAGTATTCGGCCCAATCTTTCAGTGGTACGAAATCAGATGTTGCAAAATTCATTTCTAATAAAAATGGTTATGAAAAGGCTTGATACAATAGTTCCAATTATTCCTCTAATTAGATCATTGGCGAAAGCAAAATTTTGTAATGTATTTGGCCATCCCATTAGTAAGCCGGTTTGGGCCAATTTATCTGATTTTGATATTATTGACCGGTTTTTGCGGATATGCCGAAATTTTTCTCATTATTACAATGGATCCGCAAAAAAAAAGAGTTTGTATCAAATAAGATATATACTTCGGCTTTCTTGTATAAAAACTTTGGCTCGTAAGCACAAAAGTACTGCGCGCACTTTTTTGAAAAGATTAGGGTCAGAAAAATTATTGGAAGAATTCTTTACAGAAGAAGAAGAGACTTTTTCTTTGATTTTTCCAAGAACTTCTTTTACTTTGCAGAGGTTATATATAGGTCGGATTTGGTATTTGGATATTCTTGTCAGAAACGATTTCGTCAATCATTTCTAA